In a single window of the Litorilituus sediminis genome:
- a CDS encoding SDR family NAD(P)-dependent oxidoreductase: MTDKVYLITGAGSGIGAAISKRLAAKDTLLILHTKRNDSGLDAVAQQCQAQGAKVICHLGDLAKIETINKLCHAVKANSEHLTGLVSNAGFPDWRNFAEIDSQGINDSLQVIVQASFALIQACTPLLLAKSPSATSAGKVIAVSSFLAHKYKVGTSYVPASSAAKAALEALIKSYAAQYAPKHITANIIVPGYIRKNSPDHKPLAAEAMQRIVDRIPAGRLGQPDEVADLCEFLLSDKANYITGQCLHIDGGLLLG; encoded by the coding sequence ATGACAGACAAAGTTTATCTCATTACCGGCGCTGGTAGCGGTATTGGCGCAGCAATAAGTAAACGTTTAGCAGCAAAAGACACTTTACTTATTTTACATACCAAACGAAATGACTCAGGCCTAGATGCTGTTGCCCAGCAGTGCCAAGCGCAAGGCGCTAAGGTGATTTGCCACTTGGGTGATTTAGCCAAAATAGAAACCATTAATAAACTTTGCCATGCTGTTAAAGCCAATAGCGAACATTTAACCGGCTTAGTCAGCAATGCAGGTTTCCCTGATTGGCGCAATTTTGCTGAAATTGATAGCCAAGGAATAAATGATTCACTGCAAGTAATAGTGCAAGCGAGTTTTGCCCTAATACAAGCATGTACTCCGCTATTATTAGCGAAAAGCCCATCAGCAACTAGTGCAGGCAAGGTAATAGCTGTTAGCTCTTTTCTCGCGCACAAGTACAAGGTGGGTACTAGCTATGTGCCGGCTTCATCAGCTGCTAAAGCAGCACTAGAAGCGCTAATTAAATCGTATGCTGCGCAATATGCGCCAAAGCACATCACAGCGAATATCATAGTGCCCGGTTACATAAGGAAGAATTCACCCGATCATAAACCATTAGCAGCAGAAGCTATGCAACGCATAGTCGATAGAATACCTGCTGGTCGCTTAGGACAACCTGATGAAGTAGCTGATTTATGCGAGTTTTTATTAAGCGATAAAGCCAATTATATTACAGGACAGTGCCTACATATTGATGGTGGCCTATTGTTAGGCTAA
- the fre gene encoding NAD(P)H-flavin reductase, with translation MKTISCQIQSLTSLTSHVYKVLLKPSEKVNFDAGQYLNFVMADEDKRPFSIASSPNSELIELQIGAFVADSYPMQVIDRIKAKQSEGETVTIEIPLGSAQLRTDSERPLLLMAGGTGFSYIKSMFEYLAEQGSQRHIMVYWGVREESALYELAETAATIAKLPHANFIPVVEKPTDTWQGKSGLVHQAVMHDIISLEPYDIYLAGRFDMVGIVRTDFIEHGGLVEHMYADAFAFI, from the coding sequence ATGAAGACAATTAGTTGTCAAATACAGTCGTTAACATCGTTAACGTCACATGTTTATAAGGTTTTGCTTAAACCAAGTGAAAAAGTTAACTTTGACGCGGGGCAATATCTCAATTTTGTTATGGCTGATGAAGATAAAAGGCCATTTTCAATCGCTAGCTCACCAAATAGCGAGCTAATTGAGTTGCAAATTGGTGCCTTTGTTGCCGATAGCTACCCAATGCAAGTGATTGACAGAATAAAAGCAAAGCAGTCAGAGGGTGAAACTGTAACTATTGAAATTCCGCTTGGTAGTGCGCAATTACGCACAGACAGCGAAAGACCACTATTACTTATGGCTGGCGGTACTGGCTTTTCTTACATCAAATCTATGTTTGAGTATTTAGCAGAGCAGGGCTCGCAACGTCATATTATGGTGTACTGGGGCGTTCGCGAAGAAAGTGCCTTATATGAGCTAGCAGAAACCGCAGCAACGATTGCTAAGTTACCACATGCTAACTTTATTCCTGTGGTTGAAAAGCCAACTGATACTTGGCAAGGTAAGTCGGGTTTAGTTCATCAAGCGGTTATGCACGACATTATCAGCCTAGAGCCTTATGACATCTACTTAGCCGGGCGCTTTGATATGGTTGGTATTGTACGTACTGACTTTATTGAACACGGCGGCTTAGTTGAGCATATGTACGCAGATGCTTTTGCCTTTATTTAA
- the ubiD gene encoding 4-hydroxy-3-polyprenylbenzoate decarboxylase — translation MKYSDLRDFIHQLEEIGQLKRITQPISTHLAMTEISDRTLRAKGPALLFENAVDEHGEPYSMPVLTNLFGTPERVALGMGQTELSALREVGKLLATLKEPEPPKGFRDALNKLPIYKQVLNMPVKRVRKPECQQIVLSGDDVDLTKLPIQNCWPGDVAPLVTWGLTITKGPHKERQNLGIYRQQVLGKNKLIMRWLSHRGGALDFQEFKKTNPGENYPVSVALGADPATILGAVTPVPDTLSEYAFAGLLRGDKTQVCKSISNDLEVPATAEIILEGYLAPDEMAPEGPYGDHTGYYNEVDDFPVFTVTHITMRKDAIYHSTYTGRPPDEPAILGVALNEVFVPILQKQFPEIQDFYLPPEGCSYRMAVVTIKKQYAGHAKRVMMGVWSFLRQFMYTKFVIVCDDDVNARDWNDVIWAMTTRMDPSRDTVMIENTPIDYLDFASPVSGLGSKMGLDATNKWPGETDREWGVPIEMTTEIKQYVDDIWQDLDILSTTEKKG, via the coding sequence ATGAAATACAGTGATTTAAGAGATTTTATTCACCAGCTTGAAGAAATTGGTCAGTTAAAGCGTATCACGCAGCCAATTTCAACGCATTTGGCCATGACAGAAATAAGCGATAGAACGCTACGAGCTAAAGGACCAGCGTTACTTTTTGAAAATGCTGTTGATGAACATGGTGAACCTTATAGTATGCCAGTGCTTACTAACTTGTTTGGCACGCCTGAGCGTGTTGCTTTAGGCATGGGGCAAACAGAGTTAAGTGCCTTACGTGAAGTGGGCAAACTATTAGCCACCCTTAAAGAGCCAGAGCCACCCAAAGGTTTTCGTGATGCATTAAATAAGCTGCCAATATACAAGCAAGTGCTGAATATGCCTGTTAAACGCGTACGCAAGCCTGAGTGCCAGCAGATTGTTTTATCAGGAGATGACGTTGATTTAACTAAGTTACCGATTCAAAACTGTTGGCCTGGTGATGTTGCGCCACTAGTGACTTGGGGTCTAACCATTACCAAAGGGCCACACAAAGAAAGGCAAAATTTAGGCATTTATCGACAGCAGGTACTAGGTAAAAATAAGCTGATTATGCGCTGGTTGTCGCATCGAGGCGGTGCTTTAGATTTTCAAGAGTTTAAGAAAACCAACCCAGGTGAAAATTACCCGGTATCAGTAGCTTTGGGCGCAGATCCGGCGACGATTTTAGGCGCAGTAACACCGGTACCAGATACCTTATCTGAATATGCATTTGCGGGTTTATTACGTGGTGATAAAACCCAAGTATGTAAATCAATCAGCAATGATTTGGAAGTGCCAGCAACGGCTGAAATTATTTTAGAAGGTTATTTAGCGCCAGATGAAATGGCACCGGAAGGACCTTATGGCGATCATACCGGTTATTATAATGAAGTGGATGACTTCCCGGTATTTACTGTAACTCATATTACTATGCGTAAAGACGCCATTTACCATAGTACTTACACCGGCAGGCCGCCTGATGAACCAGCGATTTTAGGTGTGGCACTGAATGAAGTTTTTGTGCCAATTTTGCAAAAGCAATTTCCTGAAATTCAAGACTTCTACTTACCGCCTGAAGGCTGTTCGTATCGTATGGCGGTGGTTACCATTAAGAAGCAGTACGCTGGCCATGCTAAGCGGGTAATGATGGGGGTTTGGTCTTTTCTACGTCAATTTATGTACACTAAGTTTGTTATTGTCTGTGATGATGATGTTAATGCCCGAGATTGGAATGATGTGATTTGGGCGATGACCACACGCATGGACCCAAGTCGTGATACGGTAATGATTGAAAATACGCCCATTGATTATTTAGACTTTGCCTCGCCAGTTTCAGGCTTAGGCTCTAAAATGGGATTAGATGCGACTAATAAGTGGCCTGGCGAAACGGATAGAGAATGGGGTGTTCCCATTGAAATGACGACTGAAATAAAACAGTACGTTGATGATATTTGGCAAGATTTAGATATTTTGTCTACAACTGAAAAGAAAGGTTAA
- the rho gene encoding transcription termination factor Rho, translating into MNLTELKEKSISDLVKLAESMKLEHLARSRKQDIIFAILKAHAKKGEDIFGGGVLEILQDGFGFLRSADSSYLAGPDDIYVSPSQIRRFSMRTGDTIHGKIRPPKDGERYFALLKVNEVNFDRPDNSRNKILFENLTPIHPTDRLTMERGNGSTEDITARVLDLASPIGKGQRGLIVAPPKAGKTLLLQNIAQSIAYNHPEAELMVLLIDERPEEVTEMQRLVQGEVVASTFDEPASRHVQVAEMVIEKAKRLVEHKKDVIILLDSITRLARAYNTVIPSSGKILTGGVDANALHRPKRFFGAARNIEEGGSLTIIATALIETGSKMDEVIYEEFKGTGNMELHLSRKVSEKRVFPAIHINRSGTRREELITKPDELQKMWILRKIVHEMDEVGAIEFLIDKLAMTKTNNEFFDSMKRK; encoded by the coding sequence ATGAATCTTACCGAACTGAAAGAAAAATCCATTAGCGACTTAGTTAAGCTAGCTGAATCAATGAAGTTAGAGCATTTAGCTCGTAGTCGTAAACAAGATATTATTTTTGCCATATTAAAAGCGCACGCCAAAAAAGGTGAAGATATTTTTGGTGGCGGGGTATTAGAAATTTTGCAGGACGGCTTTGGTTTCTTACGTTCGGCTGACTCTTCTTATTTAGCGGGTCCAGATGATATATATGTATCACCAAGTCAAATCCGCCGTTTCAGTATGCGTACTGGTGATACCATTCACGGTAAGATCAGACCACCAAAAGATGGTGAGCGTTATTTTGCTTTATTAAAAGTAAATGAAGTGAATTTTGATCGTCCAGATAACTCACGTAACAAGATTTTATTTGAAAACTTAACACCAATTCACCCAACTGATCGTCTTACCATGGAACGTGGTAATGGCTCTACTGAAGATATTACCGCACGTGTATTAGATTTAGCTTCTCCAATTGGTAAAGGTCAGCGTGGTTTAATCGTAGCGCCACCTAAAGCGGGTAAAACCTTATTATTACAAAACATCGCGCAAAGTATCGCTTATAACCACCCAGAAGCTGAGCTAATGGTGTTACTTATTGATGAGCGTCCAGAAGAAGTGACAGAAATGCAACGTCTGGTACAAGGTGAAGTAGTTGCTTCTACCTTTGATGAACCAGCAAGTCGTCACGTGCAAGTAGCTGAAATGGTTATTGAAAAAGCTAAGCGATTAGTTGAGCACAAAAAAGACGTTATCATCTTACTTGACTCAATTACCCGTTTAGCACGTGCTTACAACACGGTAATTCCTTCATCGGGTAAAATCTTAACCGGTGGTGTTGATGCTAACGCTTTACACAGACCAAAACGTTTCTTTGGTGCTGCGCGTAACATTGAAGAAGGCGGTAGCTTAACTATTATAGCGACTGCGCTTATTGAAACTGGCTCTAAGATGGATGAAGTTATCTACGAAGAGTTTAAAGGTACAGGTAATATGGAATTACACTTATCTCGTAAAGTGTCTGAGAAACGTGTTTTCCCTGCAATTCACATTAACCGTAGTGGTACTCGTCGTGAAGAATTGATTACTAAGCCTGATGAGCTACAAAAAATGTGGATTTTACGTAAGATCGTGCATGAAATGGATGAAGTTGGCGCAATTGAGTTCTTAATTGATAAGTTAGCCATGACCAAGACCAATAATGAATTCTTTGATTCGATGAAACGTAAGTAA
- the trxA gene encoding thioredoxin TrxA, protein MSDKIVQLTDDGFEADVLQASGLVLVDFWAEWCGPCKMIAPVLDDIATEYDGKVTVGKLNIDENSATPPKYGVRGIPTLLLFKDGEMVDTKVGALSKTQLKEFLDKHL, encoded by the coding sequence ATGAGCGATAAAATTGTTCAGCTAACTGATGACGGTTTTGAAGCAGATGTATTACAAGCATCAGGTTTAGTATTAGTTGATTTTTGGGCTGAATGGTGTGGCCCTTGTAAAATGATTGCGCCAGTATTAGATGATATTGCTACTGAATACGACGGTAAAGTAACTGTGGGTAAGCTAAACATTGATGAAAACTCAGCAACACCGCCTAAATACGGTGTACGTGGTATTCCAACACTATTATTATTTAAAGATGGTGAAATGGTTGATACCAAAGTAGGTGCGTTATCAAAAACTCAATTAAAAGAGTTTTTAGATAAGCACTTATAA
- the rhlB gene encoding ATP-dependent RNA helicase RhlB — protein MKKTHLTETKFADLNLAPQVVTGLEAMGFEYCTSIQAKSLPILVQGTDIAGQAQTGEGKTIAFLAATFHHLLQQDAPSHNQPRALIMAPTRELAIQIHRDAIEMAKSTGLRLGIVYGGEGYESQRLELEQGVDILIGTCGRLIDYMKQGVYNLKNIEAIVLDEADRMFDLGFIKDIRYMFNKMPPATERLSMLFSATLSFRVKELAFEHMNEPASVEVEPEQKTNTRISEELFYPSNEDKMLLLQTLIEEEWPDKAIIFANTKHSCEKLYDHLVADNIRVGLLTGDVPQKKRLKILEQFTAGHLDILVATDVAARGLHIPAVTHVFNYDLPDDCEDYVHRIGRTGRAGATGHAISLACEAYVFNLPAIERYIEHALPVSKYDHDALLTDLPKPKPRQRRHRPNATRSGSQNRSRSSNNRPPRKH, from the coding sequence ATGAAAAAAACACACTTAACTGAAACAAAATTCGCTGACCTAAATCTTGCTCCGCAAGTAGTGACCGGATTAGAGGCCATGGGCTTCGAATATTGCACGTCTATTCAGGCAAAATCTTTACCTATATTAGTTCAAGGCACTGACATTGCAGGCCAAGCGCAAACCGGTGAAGGTAAAACAATTGCTTTTTTAGCCGCTACTTTTCATCACTTATTGCAACAAGATGCACCAAGTCACAACCAACCGCGCGCACTTATTATGGCGCCAACACGTGAGCTTGCCATTCAAATCCATCGCGATGCCATTGAAATGGCAAAAAGTACCGGATTAAGACTTGGTATTGTATATGGGGGCGAAGGTTATGAAAGTCAACGTTTAGAACTTGAACAAGGTGTAGATATTTTAATTGGCACCTGTGGCCGCCTAATCGACTACATGAAACAAGGCGTCTATAACCTGAAAAATATTGAAGCCATAGTACTTGATGAAGCCGATAGAATGTTTGATTTAGGCTTTATTAAAGACATTCGCTACATGTTCAATAAAATGCCGCCAGCAACCGAGCGTTTAAGTATGCTTTTCTCGGCGACATTATCTTTTCGCGTAAAAGAGCTTGCTTTTGAGCACATGAACGAGCCAGCAAGCGTTGAAGTTGAGCCTGAGCAAAAAACCAATACGCGTATATCAGAAGAGCTATTTTACCCTTCAAATGAAGATAAAATGCTGTTGTTGCAAACACTTATTGAAGAAGAATGGCCAGATAAAGCCATTATTTTTGCCAATACCAAGCACAGCTGTGAAAAGCTCTATGATCACTTAGTTGCCGATAACATCAGAGTGGGTTTATTAACAGGTGATGTGCCGCAAAAGAAACGCTTAAAAATATTAGAGCAGTTTACCGCTGGCCATTTAGATATATTAGTTGCCACTGATGTTGCGGCACGTGGCCTACATATTCCTGCGGTAACACATGTATTTAATTACGACTTACCTGATGACTGTGAAGATTATGTGCACCGTATAGGCCGAACAGGTCGTGCTGGTGCTACAGGTCATGCCATTAGCTTAGCCTGTGAAGCGTATGTTTTTAATTTACCGGCGATTGAACGCTACATTGAACACGCTTTGCCTGTGAGCAAGTACGATCATGATGCGCTACTCACTGATTTACCTAAGCCTAAACCGCGTCAACGTCGTCATAGACCAAACGCAACTCGCAGTGGTAGTCAAAATAGAAGTCGAAGTAGTAATAATCGCCCGCCTCGCAAGCATTAG
- a CDS encoding phosphatase, translating to MLTEKKIPQYSQQHYAIVDLGSNSFHLLITRLQDNKFYIVDKVKQKVRLAAGLDDNNYLTADAITRGLDCLSLFAQHLASIPKSNIKIVATATLRIAQNSQDFIQAANNILPLPINLLSGEQEASTIYTGVACTSDNALAQARLILDIGGASTEIIVGQGSQAKHLVSLNIGCVSYREKYFADGLLTSTNFEQAKNAAKNEIAKVADDFIAIGWQKALGSSGTMQALAELLAHRNQAIIITLDLLAEVQQLLIQCTSIEQIKIDGLREDRLPVLASGLAILTALFESLNINELSLSTGALREGLLFSLVPDLQSVMLVKE from the coding sequence GTGTTAACTGAGAAGAAAATACCTCAATATAGCCAACAACATTATGCCATTGTTGATTTAGGCTCTAATAGCTTTCACCTCCTTATTACTCGCCTGCAAGATAATAAGTTTTATATTGTTGATAAAGTAAAGCAGAAGGTTCGCTTAGCCGCAGGCCTAGATGACAACAACTACTTGACTGCAGACGCGATAACACGTGGTTTAGACTGTTTAAGCCTATTTGCTCAACACCTCGCAAGTATTCCAAAAAGCAATATTAAAATCGTCGCCACCGCGACATTACGAATTGCGCAAAATAGCCAAGACTTTATTCAAGCTGCTAATAATATTTTGCCTTTACCTATTAACTTACTTAGCGGTGAACAAGAGGCAAGTACGATATACACAGGTGTGGCCTGTACCAGTGACAACGCATTAGCACAAGCGCGTTTAATTCTTGATATTGGCGGCGCTAGTACTGAAATCATTGTCGGTCAAGGCTCTCAGGCCAAGCACCTTGTCAGTCTTAATATAGGTTGTGTCAGTTATCGTGAAAAATACTTTGCTGATGGTCTACTAACCTCAACTAATTTTGAGCAAGCAAAAAATGCTGCTAAAAACGAAATAGCTAAAGTTGCTGATGATTTTATTGCCATTGGCTGGCAAAAAGCTTTAGGCAGCTCAGGTACTATGCAAGCATTGGCCGAGCTATTAGCACACCGCAATCAAGCTATTATCATCACCTTAGATTTATTAGCAGAAGTACAACAATTACTTATTCAGTGTACCAGCATTGAGCAAATTAAAATTGACGGTTTACGAGAAGATCGCCTACCCGTTTTAGCTAGCGGCCTTGCCATACTAACCGCACTATTTGAAAGCCTAAATATTAACGAGCTATCGTTATCTACCGGCGCGTTACGTGAAGGCTTATTATTTTCCTTAGTACCCGATCTGCAATCAGTTATGCTTGTTAAAGAGTAG
- a CDS encoding histidine phosphatase family protein — MEYHSMEIVLLRHGKPNAAIDAKRLKRLSAGGYAHWVRQYNKSLVHASSRPSVDLAAKYQGYYQLASDLPRAMQSAEIATNRAADEYWPALREMNIPRYKIPLKLKAYHWLVLTRILWMLGVKRNMSDSVESFTAAKQRANQAATKLADLAASKQKIIAFGHGYTNRYIRKALIAQGWQLVYKSNDFWGETCLTKATEE, encoded by the coding sequence ATGGAATATCACTCAATGGAAATTGTTTTGCTTAGACATGGTAAGCCCAATGCTGCTATTGATGCTAAGCGATTAAAGCGTCTATCTGCTGGCGGTTATGCTCATTGGGTTCGCCAGTATAATAAGTCGTTAGTGCACGCAAGTAGCCGACCCAGTGTTGACTTAGCGGCTAAGTATCAGGGTTATTATCAGCTTGCTAGCGATTTGCCAAGAGCGATGCAATCAGCAGAAATAGCTACCAATAGAGCTGCTGATGAATACTGGCCAGCATTAAGAGAAATGAATATTCCTCGTTATAAAATACCGCTTAAGCTTAAGGCTTACCATTGGCTTGTTTTAACGCGCATACTCTGGATGTTAGGAGTGAAGCGTAATATGTCTGATTCAGTGGAAAGTTTTACCGCAGCTAAGCAGCGTGCCAATCAGGCGGCAACAAAGCTAGCTGATTTAGCGGCAAGCAAACAAAAGATCATAGCCTTTGGTCATGGTTATACCAACCGTTATATTAGAAAGGCACTCATTGCCCAAGGCTGGCAGCTAGTCTATAAAAGTAACGACTTTTGGGGCGAAACTTGCCTTACAAAAGCTACAGAGGAGTAA
- a CDS encoding TetR/AcrR family transcriptional regulator, producing the protein MAWSKTHKEQSKEKILQSAAMLFTQQGFENVSIDQVMQQAEMTRGAFYSHFSSKSDLYAQAIPKASQLAQQRVSAQIRADLASLAKSYLSSQHRDDASQQACPLAFLISDINQNDQKVRATYTKTLERFVENTQSLVDERDTALQCTVLMIGGLALARAIDNDDLAKELMLACQQGVEKLTQAP; encoded by the coding sequence ATGGCGTGGAGTAAAACTCATAAAGAGCAATCAAAAGAAAAAATTTTGCAAAGTGCAGCTATGCTTTTCACCCAGCAAGGCTTTGAAAATGTTTCAATTGATCAAGTGATGCAGCAGGCAGAAATGACGCGAGGGGCATTTTATAGTCACTTCTCCTCCAAAAGTGACTTATACGCACAAGCAATCCCGAAAGCATCACAATTAGCGCAACAAAGAGTATCTGCGCAAATACGCGCTGATTTAGCCAGCTTAGCCAAGAGCTATTTAAGTTCACAACACCGAGATGACGCCAGCCAACAAGCTTGTCCATTGGCATTTTTGATTTCAGATATCAATCAGAATGATCAAAAGGTTAGAGCAACCTACACTAAAACACTGGAGCGTTTTGTGGAGAATACTCAATCACTTGTTGATGAAAGAGACACGGCATTGCAATGCACTGTTTTGATGATAGGAGGCTTAGCGTTAGCAAGAGCCATTGATAATGATGACTTAGCAAAGGAGTTAATGTTAGCTTGTCAGCAAGGGGTTGAAAAACTAACACAAGCACCTTAG
- a CDS encoding glutathione S-transferase family protein yields MSQDSVHIYGPKFSNFVRTVMLVCEEKGIDYQTGFTINNDEISFKSEQHFTLHPFGKLPVLIHNELTLPETASICRYLDNNFAGIALQPKEPLAHAKHDALCALISIDIDKALVRDYLAEFAFPKGENGEARLDVAKQAQDKVRKALTVISNELASSAVISVDNDSFNIADTLIAPMLHYITQLPESFNLLAEFPVVEKYLAKLMTRKSCQKVLQAKPLPVQRN; encoded by the coding sequence ATGTCTCAAGATTCAGTCCATATTTATGGACCAAAATTCTCAAACTTCGTTCGTACTGTTATGTTGGTGTGTGAAGAAAAAGGTATCGACTACCAAACAGGCTTTACTATAAATAACGATGAAATTTCATTTAAAAGCGAGCAACATTTTACCCTACACCCCTTTGGTAAATTACCTGTACTTATCCATAATGAGCTGACATTACCGGAAACCGCCAGTATCTGTCGTTATTTAGATAATAACTTTGCTGGCATTGCTCTGCAGCCTAAAGAGCCATTAGCTCACGCTAAACATGATGCCTTATGTGCATTAATTTCTATTGATATTGATAAAGCACTGGTGAGAGATTATTTAGCAGAGTTTGCCTTTCCAAAAGGCGAAAATGGTGAAGCGCGCCTAGATGTTGCTAAACAGGCTCAAGATAAGGTTCGCAAAGCGCTGACTGTAATTAGCAATGAGTTAGCATCTAGCGCTGTTATTTCAGTGGATAATGACAGCTTTAATATTGCCGACACCCTTATTGCCCCTATGCTTCACTATATAACGCAACTACCCGAAAGCTTTAACTTATTGGCAGAGTTTCCCGTAGTTGAGAAATATTTAGCTAAATTAATGACAAGAAAGTCTTGTCAGAAAGTGCTACAAGCTAAGCCCTTGCCCGTACAAAGAAACTAG
- the hemB gene encoding porphobilinogen synthase, producing the protein MMNNSNTVFGQYPARRMRRMRTDDYTRRLMSESKLSVDDLIYPVFVLEGENQREAVPSMPDVERKSIDLLLEEAQELVDLKIPAIAIFPVTPSDKKSLMAEEAYNPEGLAQRTVRALKAKFPQLAVITDVALDPFTVHGQDGILSESDDNKAGETGYVLNEVTKDILVKQALSHAQAGADIVAPSDMMDGRVGAIREALEAEGFVNTKILAYSAKYASNYYGPFRDAVGSAGNIKGGNKHTYQMDSANSNEALHEVAQDIAEGADMVMVKPGMPYLDIVRRVKDNFQVPTYAYQVSGEYAMHMAAIQNGWLAEKPCVMEGLLAFKRAGADGILTYFAKQVARWIKEDAQ; encoded by the coding sequence ATGATGAACAATAGCAATACAGTTTTTGGTCAATATCCAGCACGACGTATGCGCCGTATGCGCACAGATGACTATACCCGCCGCTTAATGTCTGAATCAAAGTTGAGCGTTGATGATTTAATTTATCCAGTCTTTGTTCTCGAAGGTGAAAACCAGCGTGAAGCAGTACCGTCAATGCCGGACGTAGAGCGTAAAAGTATCGATTTATTACTAGAAGAAGCGCAAGAGTTGGTTGACTTAAAGATCCCTGCTATTGCGATTTTCCCGGTAACGCCTAGTGATAAAAAATCATTAATGGCAGAAGAAGCTTATAACCCTGAAGGTTTAGCGCAAAGAACGGTTCGTGCATTAAAAGCTAAATTTCCACAATTAGCCGTGATTACTGATGTGGCATTAGATCCATTTACTGTCCATGGTCAAGATGGCATTTTAAGTGAAAGTGATGACAATAAAGCCGGCGAAACCGGTTATGTGTTAAATGAAGTCACTAAAGATATTTTAGTGAAACAAGCCTTATCTCATGCACAAGCAGGCGCTGATATTGTAGCCCCTTCAGATATGATGGATGGCCGTGTTGGCGCTATTCGCGAAGCATTGGAAGCAGAAGGCTTTGTTAATACCAAAATATTGGCTTACTCAGCAAAATACGCGTCAAATTATTATGGTCCATTTCGTGATGCAGTAGGCTCAGCGGGCAATATTAAAGGTGGCAATAAGCACACTTACCAAATGGATTCAGCCAATAGCAATGAAGCGCTACATGAAGTTGCACAAGATATTGCTGAAGGTGCAGATATGGTCATGGTAAAACCTGGTATGCCGTATTTAGATATTGTTCGCCGTGTTAAAGATAACTTTCAAGTGCCGACTTATGCTTATCAAGTCAGTGGCGAATATGCCATGCATATGGCGGCAATTCAAAATGGTTGGTTAGCTGAAAAACCGTGTGTCATGGAAGGTTTATTAGCGTTTAAACGCGCTGGTGCTGACGGCATCTTAACTTACTTTGCTAAGCAAGTAGCCCGCTGGATTAAAGAAGACGCTCAGTAA